In Triticum urartu cultivar G1812 chromosome 6, Tu2.1, whole genome shotgun sequence, the following proteins share a genomic window:
- the LOC125516000 gene encoding LRR receptor-like serine/threonine-protein kinase FLS2 — protein MVLQKLLCVLVFLLICTSKAINPEAEALLRWKSTLIGSTKSLSSWSIATSTCSWFCVTCDAAGHVTELHLPNKGLHGTLHAFYSAAFQNLTVLNLNSNNLVGMIPANISLFLTLAVLDLSYNNLVGAIPYQLSHLPKIVKLDLGNNHLSNPEYANFLPMSSLKLLSLANNNLSGAFPQFIINSTNVGMRSLDLSGNTFSGPLPDSLPEMVPRLRCLNLSANGFFGSIPRSFSSFQKLKWLYLNSNNLTGGIPKELGMITGLRILSLYNNPLGGSIPASLGQLHSLQYLHINDADLVSTLPPELGNLTSLEYMLLKGNHLFGSLPPSFARVQTMIHFSVRDNNINGAIPSEMFTNWTNLRTFDVANNLLVGSIPSQLRVQTMVYFSVGDNNINGTIPSEMFTNLTNLMYFNVTNNLLAGSIPSQVSNSEALFLLSLSGNNFTGSIPVEMGNMVNLESLDLAKNHLTGTIPPTIGNLTKLRLLDISDNRLEGELPATISYLVNLFVLSLSGNKFTGITPNVHSRQSTIINVSDNNNSVFGESLSAYCNLIMLQVLDLSKNQIFGDLPGCLWNLVGLESLDLSSNAFGGEVPTLAHCSSSLRSLHLSNNNFTGCFPAVLKNFKNLVILDLGNNKMSGAVPPWIGESNPLLRILGLRSNMFHGSIPRQLSELSNLQLLDLAGNNFVGTIPESFVNFSLMRQTSIKQPVIISSILYTTTNHEDFENGRMDITWKGREYTFQGRDAFVTGIDLSGNSLSGEIPSELTSLRGIQLLNMSRNYLSGGIPKDIGNLKWLESLDLSWNKLSGPIPPSISNLVFLCSLNLSNNLLSGEIPTGNQLQTLDDPSIYSNNLGLCGSLLNISCINSSSLTITSRQDLEAIWMYYSVIAGTVFGFWLWFATLFFCKVWRCAFLSCIDAMQQKVMKKMTHIWSTESCPSVE, from the coding sequence ATGGTGCTGCAGAAACTCTTATGCGTCTTAGTTTTCCTGCTGATATGCACATCCAAGGCGATCAACCCGGAAGCAGAAGCCCTTCTCCGATGGAAATCCACTTTGATTGGCAGCACCAAGTCACTATCCTCATGGTCGATTGCAACATCTACCTGCTCTTGGTTCTGCGTCACTTGTGATGCTGCCGGACATGTTACCGAGCTCCATCTTCCCAACAAGGGGCTCCATGGTACGCTTCATGCCTTCTACTCTGCAGCGTTCCAAAACCTCACAGTGCTCAACCTCAACAGCAACAACCTTGTTGGTATGATTCCAGCAAACATCTCCCTGTTTCTCACACTTGCCGTTCTCGACTTGAGCTATAACAATCTTGTTGGTGCCATCCCCTACCAACTCAGTCACCTCCCAAAGATTGTTAAGTTAGATTTGGGAAATAACCACTTGAGCAACCCAGAATATGCCAACTTCTTACCTATGTCCAGTTTGAAGTTGTTATCTCTAGCTAATAATAATCTCAGTGGTGCCTTCCCACAATTCATTATCAACTCCACGAATGTGGGGATGAGATCCCTCGATTTATCTGGTAACACCTTCTCAGGGCCGTTACCAGATTCACTGCCAGAGATGGTCCCAAGGTTGAGGTGCCTGAATCTATCCGCTAATGGATTCTTTGGCTCGATACCTCGCTCATTCTCAAGTTTCCAAAAGCTAAAGTGGCTATATCTCAACTCAAATAATCTCACAGGAGGAATCCCTAAGGAGCTTGGGATGATAACAGGATTGAGAATACTTTCGCTGTACAACAACCCACTTGGTGGGTCAATCCCTGCCTCACTCGGGCAGCTGCATTCCCTCCAGTATCTCCACATAAATGATGCTGATTTGGTTTCTACTCTTCCACCTGAGCTGGGGAACCTTACTAGTCTCGAGTACATGTTACTGAAAGGGAATCATTTATTTGGAAGCTTGCCACCATCATTTGCACGGGTGCAAACTATGATCCATTTCAGTGTACGGGACAACAATATCAATGGTGCCATCCCCTCAGAGATGTTTACAAACTGGACAAACCTTCGGACATTCGATGTTGCAAACAACTTATTAGTTGGAAGCATCCCATCGCAGCTCAGGGTGCAAACAATGGTCTATTTCAGTGTAGGGGACAACAATATCAACGGTACCATCCCCTCAGAGATGTTTACGAACTTGACAAACCTTATGTACTTCAATGTTACAAACAACTTGTTAGCTGGAAGCATCCCATCGCAGGTCAGCAACTCCGAGGCGTTATTTCTTCTCAGCCTCTCTGGAAACAACTTTACTGGCTCGATCCCGGTGGAGATGGGAAACATGGTAAACTTGGAATCGCTGGATTTGGCCAAGAATCACCTTACTGGAACAATACCACCTACCATCGGCAATTTAACAAAGTTGCGCTTACTTGACATCAGTGACAACCGTCTCGAGGGTGAGCTTCCTGCGACCATCTCCTATCTGGTGAATCTTTTTGTTCTCTCCTTGTCTGGAAACAAGTTCACTGGTATCACTCCTAATGTCCACAGCAGGCAGTCGACGATTATTAATGTGTCCGACAACAACAACAGcgtctttggagaatcattgtcTGCCTATTGTAACCTAATAATGCTGCAAGTCCTGGATCTATCAAAGAATCAAATATTTGGAGATCTCCCTGGTTGCTTGTGGAACTTGGTAGGACTGGAATCCTTGGATTTGTCGAGCAATGCTTTTGGTGGGGAAGTTCCAACCTTGGCTCActgtagttcttcgctaaggtcGCTGCACCTGTCGAACAACAACTTCACGGGTTGCTTTCCAGCAGTGTTGAAGAACTTCAAAAACCTTGTCATTTTGGATCTCGGGAATAATAAGATGTCTGGCGCAGTTCCTCCGTGGATAGGGGAAAGCAATCCTTTGTTGAGGATCCTTGGACTGCGATCAAACATGTTCCATGGAAGTATTCCCCGGCAGCTATCAGAACTGTCTAATCTCCAACTGCTTGATCTAGCTGGAAATAATTTCGTAGGTACCATACCAGAAAGCTTTGTCAACTTTTCCTTGATGAGACAGACATCCATAAAGCAGCCGGTTATAATAAGTAGCATATTATATACTACTACCAACCATGAAGATTTTGAAAATGGTCGCATGGACATAACTTGGAAGGGACGTGAGTACACCTTTCAGGGAAGAGATGCATTTGTGACTGGTATTGATCTCTCTGGCAATTCTCTCTCTGGTGAAATCCCTTCAGAGTTGACAAGTCTTAGAGGCATACAGTTACTAAATATGTCAAGAAACTATCTTTCTGGTGGTATCCCCAAAGACATTGGCAATCTGAAGTGGTTAGAATCCCTTGACCTCTCGTGGAACAAGCTATCCGGTCCTATTCCTCCTAGCATATCAAACCTGGTATTCCTCTGCTCTCTTAATCTCTCGAACAACCTTTTATCAGGAGAGATACCTACAGGCAATCAACTCCAAACATTGGACGACCCATCAATTTATAGCAATAACCTAGGACTTTGTGGCTCTCTGTTGAACATTTCGTGTATAAATAGTTCAAGTCTGACAATCACTTCACGTCAAGATCTTGAAGCCATTTGGATGTACTACTCAGTGATTGCTGGAACAGTTTTTGGTTTCTGGTTATGGTTTGCTACATTGTTTTTCTGCAAGGTCTGGAGATGTGCTTTCTTGAGTTGCATAGATGCCATGCAACAGAAGGTTATGAAGAAGATGACGCATATCTGGAGTACAGAAAGCTGCCCGAGTGTTGAATGA